In a genomic window of Bordetella petrii:
- the pstA gene encoding phosphate ABC transporter permease PstA, producing the protein MAESALNMKNGIYRRRHLVNKVMLTISLAALAFGLFWLFWIILTLLVKGAPALSLTLFTEITPPPGQQGGLINAIIGSLLMAGVGTLVGTPVGILAGTYLAEYGQRGWLAPATRFLNDVLLSAPSIIIGLFIYAVYVAQVGHYSGWAGSLALAILVIPVVVRTTDNMLLLVPNSLREATAALGCPKWRMITMVCYRAARSGIITGILLAIARISGETAPLLFTALSNQFMSLNMNQPMANLPVVIYQYAASPFQDWNNLAWAGAALITLLVLGINIMARNLFRKS; encoded by the coding sequence ATGGCTGAATCCGCACTCAACATGAAGAACGGCATCTATCGCCGACGCCACCTGGTCAACAAGGTCATGTTGACGATATCGCTGGCGGCGCTGGCGTTCGGGCTGTTCTGGCTGTTCTGGATCATTCTGACGCTGCTGGTCAAGGGCGCCCCGGCGCTGTCGCTGACCCTGTTCACCGAAATCACCCCGCCGCCCGGCCAACAGGGAGGCCTGATCAACGCCATTATCGGCAGCTTGCTGATGGCCGGCGTGGGCACGCTGGTGGGCACGCCGGTGGGCATCCTTGCAGGCACGTATCTGGCCGAGTACGGCCAGCGCGGCTGGCTGGCGCCCGCCACGCGCTTCCTGAACGACGTGCTGCTGTCGGCGCCGTCGATCATCATTGGCCTGTTCATCTACGCCGTGTACGTGGCGCAGGTGGGCCATTACTCGGGCTGGGCCGGCTCGCTGGCGCTGGCCATCCTGGTGATTCCGGTCGTGGTGCGCACCACCGACAACATGCTGCTGCTGGTGCCGAACAGCCTGCGCGAAGCCACGGCCGCCCTGGGCTGCCCCAAGTGGCGCATGATCACCATGGTGTGCTATCGCGCGGCCAGGTCGGGCATTATCACCGGCATCCTGCTGGCCATTGCCCGCATCTCGGGCGAAACCGCGCCGCTGCTGTTCACGGCGCTGTCGAACCAGTTCATGTCGTTGAACATGAACCAGCCCATGGCCAACCTGCCAGTGGTCATCTACCAATACGCGGCCAGCCCGTTCCAGGACTGGAACAACCTGGCCTGGGCCGGCGCCGCCTTGATCACCCTGTTGGTGCTGGGCATCAACATCATGGCCCGCAACCTGTTCCGCAAATCGTGA
- the pstC gene encoding phosphate ABC transporter permease subunit PstC, whose amino-acid sequence MSAVMDNTVLLPSRETDSVTTGTPSPMKQSRNALMDALFKNLTRLFAFLVFILLAAIMVSLIYGSRETLSAYGLSFLWTNDWDPVQQRFGAVVPIVGTLLTSAIALIIAVPVSFGIAIFLTELSPAWLRRPLGTAVEMLAAIPSIIYGMWGLFVFVPIFQQYVQPGLIATLGTLPLIGGIFAGPPFGIGIFTAGLILSIMIIPFIAAVMRDVFELVPPMLKESAYGLGSTTWEVMWRVVLPFTKSGVIGGIMLGLGRALGETMAVTFVIGNAFRWPDSLFSPGNSIASALANEFNEAGGIQKSALLELGLILFLITTVVLACSKVLLLRLSAAEGKKT is encoded by the coding sequence ATGAGCGCGGTAATGGATAATACGGTGTTGCTACCGTCCCGCGAGACGGATTCCGTCACCACCGGCACGCCCTCGCCTATGAAGCAAAGCAGAAACGCGCTAATGGATGCGCTGTTCAAGAACTTGACCCGGCTGTTCGCCTTCCTGGTGTTCATCCTGCTGGCGGCCATCATGGTGTCGCTCATCTACGGTAGCCGCGAAACCCTGAGCGCATATGGCCTGTCGTTCCTCTGGACCAACGACTGGGACCCGGTCCAGCAGCGCTTCGGCGCCGTGGTGCCCATCGTGGGCACGCTGCTCACCTCGGCTATTGCACTGATCATCGCGGTGCCTGTGTCGTTCGGCATCGCCATTTTCCTGACCGAACTGTCGCCCGCGTGGCTGCGCCGCCCGCTGGGCACCGCCGTCGAGATGCTGGCCGCCATTCCGTCCATCATCTACGGCATGTGGGGCCTGTTCGTCTTCGTGCCGATTTTCCAGCAATACGTGCAGCCCGGGCTCATCGCCACGTTGGGAACGCTGCCCCTGATCGGCGGCATTTTCGCCGGCCCGCCCTTTGGCATCGGCATCTTCACGGCTGGCCTGATCCTGTCCATCATGATCATCCCGTTCATCGCCGCCGTGATGCGCGACGTCTTCGAGCTGGTGCCGCCCATGCTGAAAGAATCGGCGTACGGGCTCGGCAGCACCACCTGGGAAGTCATGTGGCGCGTGGTGCTGCCCTTCACCAAGTCAGGCGTGATAGGCGGCATCATGCTGGGGCTGGGCCGTGCCCTGGGCGAAACCATGGCGGTCACGTTCGTTATCGGCAACGCCTTCCGCTGGCCCGATTCGCTGTTTTCGCCGGGCAACTCCATTGCCTCCGCGCTGGCCAATGAATTCAACGAAGCAGGCGGCATCCAGAAGTCCGCGTTGCTGGAACTCGGCCTGATCCTGTTCCTGATCACCACGGTCGTGCTGGCATGCTCGAAGGTGCTGCTGCTGCGCCTGTCCGCTGCCGAAGGCAAGAAGACCTGA
- a CDS encoding permease produces MTSSFKSRHRASPALAIAVFVAVAAIGLYYVKWSPYYHRAFTAADTHSIGSSILMGAEAQPPAATLDAALGYALAYGKAIWQAMVLGLLLGSAVQALLPRRWIIRALGGTGLGSVVAGGLLSVPGMMCTCCAAPVVAGLRKCQAAPGSAVAFWLGNTMLNPATLVFMGFVLGWNWVGLRLALGIVLVFGVGWLLNRMSHGHERALDAGPLAALQGQGDAADEPNPFKRWATLFARMTLRLVPEYIVLVLLLGAARAWLFPQIGPGVDNHVLWILGLAVAGMLFVIPTAGEVPIVQAMLALGMAAGPAAALLMTLPPVSLPSLAMVAKSFRARELAVLVLAVIVAGLAAGGIAVGLGF; encoded by the coding sequence ATGACCAGCAGCTTCAAGTCGCGTCATCGCGCCTCGCCGGCGCTGGCCATCGCCGTGTTCGTGGCGGTGGCTGCTATCGGTCTGTACTACGTGAAATGGTCGCCTTATTATCATCGCGCCTTCACGGCGGCCGATACGCACTCTATTGGTTCATCCATCCTGATGGGGGCCGAGGCCCAGCCGCCTGCCGCCACCCTGGACGCCGCGCTGGGTTATGCCCTGGCCTACGGCAAGGCGATCTGGCAGGCCATGGTGCTTGGCCTGCTGCTGGGTTCGGCCGTGCAGGCGCTGCTGCCGCGCCGCTGGATTATTCGTGCGCTGGGCGGCACGGGCCTGGGCAGCGTGGTGGCGGGCGGCCTGCTGTCGGTACCCGGCATGATGTGCACCTGCTGCGCCGCGCCGGTGGTCGCCGGGTTGCGCAAATGCCAGGCGGCGCCCGGCAGCGCCGTGGCCTTCTGGCTGGGCAACACCATGCTCAACCCCGCCACGCTGGTTTTCATGGGCTTTGTGTTGGGCTGGAACTGGGTGGGCCTGCGCCTGGCGCTGGGCATTGTGCTGGTGTTCGGCGTGGGCTGGCTGCTGAACCGCATGAGCCATGGCCACGAGCGCGCGCTCGACGCCGGCCCGCTGGCCGCGCTGCAAGGGCAGGGCGATGCCGCCGACGAGCCGAATCCGTTCAAGCGCTGGGCTACCCTGTTCGCGCGCATGACACTGCGGCTGGTGCCCGAGTACATCGTGCTGGTGCTGCTGCTGGGCGCCGCCCGTGCCTGGCTGTTTCCCCAGATCGGGCCGGGCGTGGACAACCATGTCTTGTGGATATTGGGGCTGGCCGTTGCCGGCATGCTGTTCGTCATTCCGACGGCGGGCGAAGTGCCGATCGTGCAGGCCATGCTGGCGCTGGGCATGGCCGCGGGCCCGGCGGCCGCATTGCTCATGACGCTGCCGCCGGTCAGCCTGCCTTCGCTGGCGATGGTGGCCAAGTCGTTCCGGGCACGGGAACTGGCGGTGCTGGTGCTGGCGGTGATCGTCGCAGGGCTGGCGGCGGGAGGAATCGCGGTGGGGCTGGGGTTCTAG
- a CDS encoding iron-containing alcohol dehydrogenase: MTNFQFTTVPTLTVEFGAARRLGGLLRERYAATRLCLVTDAFLHASGLLAPALADLQAHGWQVTVIDDVVADPPDHVVLKAAQRARDCRAEVVLGLGGGSSMDVAKLLAVLCGSGQPLADMYGIGKVQGPRLPLVLMPTTAGTGSEVTAISIVTTGETTKSGVVSPFLMADLAILDAELTLGLPPAATAATGIDAMVHAIEAYTSARLKNPISDMLARQALALLSANQLRACRDGGDRAAREAMLLGATLAGQAFSNAPVAAVHALAYPLGGHFHVPHGLSNALVLVHVLRFNRQAALPLYAELAAVLPGEGCPAEPAEAADYFIERMETLVRETGIPRTLREVGVAERDLPMLAADAMLQQRLLVNNPRPLAEADALAIYQAAF; encoded by the coding sequence ATGACGAACTTCCAGTTCACGACCGTCCCGACCCTTACCGTGGAATTCGGCGCAGCCCGCCGGTTGGGCGGTCTGCTGCGCGAGCGCTATGCCGCCACCCGGCTCTGTCTGGTGACCGATGCGTTTCTGCACGCCAGCGGGTTGCTGGCTCCGGCGCTGGCCGACCTGCAGGCGCACGGATGGCAGGTCACGGTTATCGACGACGTCGTGGCCGACCCGCCCGACCACGTCGTGCTCAAAGCCGCGCAACGCGCGCGCGATTGCCGTGCCGAGGTAGTGCTGGGCCTGGGCGGCGGGTCGTCAATGGACGTGGCCAAGCTGCTGGCCGTGCTGTGCGGGTCGGGCCAGCCGCTGGCCGACATGTATGGCATCGGCAAGGTCCAGGGCCCCCGGCTGCCGCTGGTGTTGATGCCTACCACGGCGGGCACTGGCTCCGAGGTCACGGCCATCTCCATTGTGACCACGGGTGAAACCACCAAGAGCGGGGTCGTGTCCCCGTTCCTGATGGCCGACCTGGCCATCCTGGATGCCGAGCTGACCCTGGGCCTGCCGCCCGCGGCCACCGCCGCCACCGGCATTGATGCCATGGTGCACGCCATCGAGGCCTATACATCGGCGCGCCTGAAGAACCCAATTTCCGACATGCTGGCTCGGCAGGCCCTGGCGCTATTGTCGGCCAACCAGTTGCGCGCCTGCCGCGACGGCGGCGACCGCGCGGCCCGCGAAGCAATGCTGCTGGGCGCCACGCTGGCCGGGCAGGCGTTTTCCAACGCGCCGGTGGCGGCCGTACATGCACTGGCTTATCCGTTGGGCGGCCATTTCCATGTGCCGCACGGACTATCCAATGCGCTGGTGCTGGTACACGTGTTGCGCTTTAACCGGCAAGCGGCTCTGCCGCTGTATGCCGAACTGGCCGCCGTGCTGCCGGGTGAAGGCTGTCCCGCCGAGCCGGCCGAGGCGGCGGATTATTTCATCGAACGCATGGAGACCCTGGTGCGCGAAACCGGCATCCCGCGCACGCTGCGCGAAGTCGGCGTGGCCGAGCGCGATCTGCCCATGCTGGCGGCCGACGCCATGCTGCAACAGCGGTTGCTGGTGAACAACCCGCGCCCGCTCGCCGAGGCCGACGCCCTGGCGATTTACCAGGCGGCGTTCTAG
- a CDS encoding alpha/beta hydrolase yields the protein MRRANLPAAAALCGALLAAAPNAGGQPVLDDGMTPAQARARLGLLGLARQIVLPREKDLRDVRVDIIVPTGPAPAGGWPVLYLLDGNATLQALAEAGTRQPAVLVGIGYDIDARLDVEARAWDYTPRPPHGSPAGGRDPRQASRRNGGADAWLDLIEQRVKPLARAAAPIDTGRQTLYGHSYGGLFVLHALRTRPQAFQRYVAASPSLWWHAPYMAERLRDLDAAGCCAATPRQLYLWVGDAERPRREHAGARPQVSSADANARALAAELAGKAGLEVHYRSFPGLGHGAMLPVSAREAARIAAQR from the coding sequence ATGCGACGCGCCAACCTTCCGGCCGCGGCGGCGCTATGCGGCGCCCTGCTGGCGGCCGCGCCGAACGCGGGCGGACAGCCGGTGCTGGACGACGGCATGACGCCGGCCCAGGCGCGCGCCCGGCTGGGCCTGCTGGGCCTGGCCCGGCAGATCGTGCTGCCGCGCGAAAAAGACCTGCGCGACGTGCGCGTGGACATCATCGTGCCGACGGGGCCCGCGCCCGCTGGCGGGTGGCCGGTGCTGTATCTGCTGGACGGCAACGCCACCCTGCAGGCGCTGGCCGAGGCCGGCACTCGCCAGCCGGCGGTGCTGGTGGGCATTGGTTATGACATCGATGCCCGCCTGGATGTAGAGGCTCGCGCCTGGGATTACACACCGCGCCCGCCGCACGGCAGCCCCGCAGGCGGCCGCGACCCGCGCCAGGCCAGCCGCCGCAACGGCGGCGCCGATGCCTGGCTGGACCTCATCGAGCAGCGCGTCAAGCCGCTGGCGCGCGCGGCGGCGCCTATCGATACCGGCCGCCAGACGCTGTACGGGCATTCGTATGGCGGCCTGTTCGTGCTGCATGCGCTGCGCACCCGACCCCAGGCGTTCCAGCGCTACGTAGCGGCCAGTCCGTCGCTATGGTGGCATGCGCCCTACATGGCCGAACGCCTGCGAGACCTGGACGCGGCCGGCTGCTGCGCGGCCACGCCGCGGCAACTGTACTTATGGGTGGGCGACGCGGAACGCCCGCGCCGCGAACATGCCGGGGCGCGCCCCCAGGTTTCCAGCGCAGACGCCAATGCGCGGGCGTTGGCGGCGGAACTGGCCGGCAAGGCAGGACTGGAAGTGCATTACCGCAGCTTTCCCGGCCTGGGTCACGGCGCCATGCTGCCGGTGTCGGCGCGCGAAGCGGCGCGTATTGCCGCGCAGCGTTGA
- the pstS gene encoding phosphate ABC transporter substrate-binding protein PstS → MFNRVFKQITIGAALAGAVFAVQAANITGAGASFPYPVYAKWASDYKAATDNAVNYQSIGSGGGQQQIKAKTVDFGASDDPLKADDLEKNGLLQFPAVIGGTVPVVNIEGIEPGQLKLSGPLLADIFLGKVKKWDDAAIKALNPEAKLPSADIIVVHRSDGSGTTFGWTNYLSKVSPEWKEKVGEGKAVKWPTGQGGKGNEGVAAYVGQLKNSIGYVEYAYAKQNKLAWAQLQNKDGKFVQPEQSAFAAAAANADWKSAPGMGVVLTNEPGAESWPVTAATFILVHKVQDKPEQGRAVLEFFDWAFKNGNESAAALDYVPLPDSVTAEIRAAWGEIKSADGKPVWK, encoded by the coding sequence ATGTTCAACCGTGTCTTCAAGCAAATTACCATCGGCGCCGCATTGGCCGGCGCCGTTTTCGCCGTCCAGGCCGCCAACATTACTGGCGCCGGCGCTTCGTTCCCGTACCCGGTCTACGCCAAGTGGGCGTCCGACTACAAGGCTGCCACCGACAACGCCGTGAACTACCAGTCGATCGGCTCGGGCGGCGGCCAGCAGCAAATCAAGGCCAAGACGGTCGACTTCGGCGCCTCGGACGACCCCCTCAAGGCCGACGACCTGGAAAAGAACGGCCTGCTGCAGTTCCCGGCCGTCATTGGCGGCACCGTGCCGGTGGTCAACATCGAAGGCATCGAGCCGGGCCAGCTGAAGCTGTCGGGCCCCTTGTTGGCCGACATTTTCCTGGGCAAGGTCAAGAAGTGGGACGATGCCGCCATTAAGGCGCTGAACCCCGAGGCCAAGCTGCCTTCGGCGGACATCATCGTGGTGCACCGTTCCGACGGCTCGGGCACGACCTTCGGCTGGACCAACTACCTGTCGAAAGTCTCGCCCGAATGGAAGGAAAAGGTCGGCGAGGGCAAGGCCGTGAAGTGGCCCACCGGGCAGGGCGGCAAGGGTAACGAAGGCGTGGCCGCCTACGTCGGCCAGCTGAAGAACTCAATCGGCTACGTCGAATACGCCTACGCCAAGCAGAACAAGCTGGCCTGGGCCCAATTGCAGAACAAAGACGGCAAGTTCGTTCAGCCCGAGCAGTCGGCCTTTGCAGCGGCGGCCGCCAACGCCGACTGGAAGAGCGCGCCCGGCATGGGCGTGGTGCTGACCAACGAGCCGGGCGCCGAATCGTGGCCCGTCACCGCCGCCACCTTCATCCTGGTGCACAAGGTGCAGGACAAGCCCGAGCAAGGCCGCGCCGTCCTGGAGTTCTTCGACTGGGCCTTCAAGAACGGCAACGAGTCGGCCGCCGCGCTGGACTACGTGCCGCTGCCCGACTCGGTCACGGCCGAAATTCGCGCAGCCTGGGGCGAAATCAAGAGCGCCGACGGCAAGCCGGTCTGGAAGTAA
- the pstB gene encoding phosphate ABC transporter ATP-binding protein PstB, whose translation MENTATAAVPAKAKIEVKGLNFYYGKFHAIRDVNMSIREHKVTAFIGPSGCGKSTLLRTFNRMFELYPGQRAEGEIMLDGENLLTSKTDISLIRAKIGMVFQKPTPFPMSIYDNIAFGVRLFERLSKGEMDERVEWALSKAALWNEVKDKLHQSGNSLSGGQQQRLCIARGVAIKPEVLLLDEPCSALDPISTAKIEELIAELKHDYTVVIVTHNMQQAARCSDYTAYMYLGELMEFGETDQIFVKPSRKETEDYITGRFG comes from the coding sequence ATGGAAAACACCGCCACCGCAGCCGTCCCCGCCAAGGCCAAGATCGAAGTCAAGGGCCTGAATTTCTACTACGGCAAGTTCCACGCCATTCGCGACGTGAACATGTCGATCCGCGAGCACAAGGTCACGGCTTTCATTGGCCCGTCGGGCTGCGGGAAATCCACGCTGTTGCGCACCTTCAACCGCATGTTCGAACTGTACCCGGGTCAGCGCGCCGAGGGCGAAATCATGCTCGACGGCGAAAACCTGCTGACCTCGAAGACCGACATCTCACTCATTCGCGCCAAGATCGGCATGGTGTTCCAGAAGCCCACGCCGTTTCCCATGAGCATCTACGACAACATCGCGTTCGGCGTGCGCCTGTTCGAGCGCCTGTCCAAGGGCGAGATGGACGAACGCGTGGAATGGGCGCTGTCCAAGGCCGCGCTGTGGAACGAAGTGAAAGACAAGCTGCACCAGAGCGGCAACAGCCTGTCGGGCGGCCAGCAGCAGCGCCTGTGCATCGCGCGCGGCGTGGCCATCAAACCCGAAGTGCTGCTGCTGGACGAGCCGTGCTCGGCGCTCGACCCGATTTCCACTGCCAAGATCGAAGAGCTCATCGCCGAACTGAAGCACGACTACACCGTCGTCATCGTCACGCACAACATGCAGCAGGCGGCGCGCTGCTCGGACTACACCGCCTACATGTACCTGGGCGAGCTGATGGAGTTCGGCGAAACCGACCAGATCTTCGTCAAGCCCAGCCGCAAAGAAACCGAAGACTACATCACCGGCCGCTTCGGCTGA
- a CDS encoding TonB-dependent siderophore receptor, which produces MQMPPSPRPYAGAVVSLLLSGTALAQNAAMPHDADVVQEMASVQVLGTAEEEIKESLGVSVITAEEIQRRPPTNDLSDIIRREPGVNLTGNSASGARGNSRQIDIRGMGPENTLILIDGKPVDSRNAVRYGWNGDRDTRGDSNWVPAEEVERIEVIRGPAAARYGSGAMGGVVNIITKQPADKTSASATYYLSQPEDSKEGNTNRVNMRLSTPITDTLGMRIYANYNKTNPDARDINAGHAEASANGNPDTAGREGVINQDVNALFAWRPDTRNTVELEMGFSRQGNLFAGDTMNNNNNDFTDSLYGKETNAMYRQNVGLTHRGSYGWGTSRATLSYDYTRNSRQQEGLAGGPEGAPQDLGRDTARLRGLRAAGEINVPFKLGWQQVATAGVEYLHESLDDPSAMRQEYSGTGGTIGGTAGSERPTRTSQDSYALFIEDNIEAGLRTTLTPGLRFDHNSEFGNNWSPSLNASYAATDSLRLKGGIARAYKAPNLYQSNPNYLLYSRGNGCLQSQTNSGGCYLVGNEDLSPETSVNKEIGFEYDPGTWRASAAYFRNDYKNKIVASTDYAYRLPNGARVLQWTNSGKAVVEGLEGNLFIPLTPALDWNTNFTYMIQSKDKSTGEPLSVIPEYTINSTLDWFYTPQWSFQANLTYYGKQKGPSTNPRTGEDLQGEGLQTISPYALVGLSVGYEPNKNLRFRVGVSNLFDKKLYREGNSSDAGAATYNEPGRAYYATMTVAY; this is translated from the coding sequence ATGCAAATGCCCCCTTCCCCGCGCCCGTACGCCGGCGCAGTCGTCAGTCTGCTACTTTCGGGCACGGCCCTGGCCCAGAATGCCGCCATGCCGCATGATGCGGATGTGGTGCAGGAAATGGCCAGCGTGCAGGTGCTGGGCACGGCCGAAGAGGAAATCAAGGAATCACTGGGCGTTTCGGTGATCACGGCCGAAGAAATCCAGCGCCGCCCCCCCACCAACGATTTGTCGGACATCATCCGCCGCGAACCGGGCGTGAATCTGACGGGCAACAGCGCCAGCGGCGCGCGCGGCAACAGCCGCCAGATCGACATCCGCGGCATGGGCCCGGAAAACACGCTGATCCTGATCGACGGAAAACCGGTCGATTCGCGCAACGCCGTGCGCTACGGCTGGAACGGCGACCGTGACACGCGCGGCGACAGCAACTGGGTGCCGGCCGAGGAGGTCGAGCGCATCGAAGTGATTCGCGGCCCCGCCGCGGCCCGTTACGGCTCGGGCGCCATGGGCGGGGTGGTGAACATCATTACCAAGCAGCCCGCCGACAAGACCAGCGCTTCAGCCACGTATTACCTGAGCCAGCCGGAAGACAGCAAGGAAGGCAACACCAACCGAGTCAACATGCGTTTGTCCACGCCCATTACCGACACCCTGGGCATGCGCATCTACGCCAATTACAACAAGACCAATCCCGATGCGCGCGACATCAACGCCGGCCACGCCGAGGCATCGGCCAACGGCAACCCGGACACCGCGGGCCGCGAGGGGGTGATCAACCAGGACGTGAACGCGCTGTTCGCATGGCGTCCCGACACGCGCAACACCGTTGAACTCGAAATGGGTTTCAGCCGCCAGGGCAACCTGTTCGCCGGCGACACCATGAACAACAACAACAACGACTTCACGGACAGCCTGTACGGCAAGGAAACCAACGCGATGTACCGGCAGAACGTCGGCCTGACGCATCGCGGCAGCTATGGCTGGGGCACGTCGCGCGCCACGCTTTCGTACGATTACACGCGCAATTCACGCCAGCAGGAAGGCCTGGCGGGCGGCCCCGAAGGCGCGCCGCAGGACCTTGGCCGCGACACGGCGCGGCTGCGCGGCCTGCGCGCGGCCGGCGAGATCAACGTGCCGTTCAAGCTGGGCTGGCAGCAGGTGGCCACCGCCGGCGTGGAGTACCTGCACGAGTCGCTGGACGACCCCTCGGCCATGCGCCAGGAATATTCGGGCACCGGCGGCACCATCGGCGGCACCGCGGGCAGCGAGCGCCCTACCCGTACCAGCCAGGACAGCTATGCGCTGTTCATCGAAGACAATATCGAGGCCGGCCTGCGCACCACGCTGACGCCGGGGTTGCGGTTCGACCACAACAGCGAGTTCGGCAACAACTGGAGCCCAAGCCTGAACGCCTCGTACGCGGCCACCGATTCCTTGCGCCTGAAAGGCGGCATCGCGCGGGCCTACAAGGCCCCCAACCTGTACCAGTCCAACCCCAACTACCTGCTGTACAGCCGCGGCAACGGCTGCCTGCAATCGCAGACCAACTCGGGCGGCTGCTACCTGGTGGGCAACGAAGACCTGTCGCCTGAAACCAGCGTGAACAAGGAAATCGGCTTCGAGTACGACCCCGGCACCTGGCGCGCCAGCGCGGCCTACTTCCGCAACGACTACAAGAACAAGATCGTCGCCAGCACCGATTACGCCTATCGCCTGCCCAACGGCGCGCGCGTACTGCAATGGACCAACAGCGGCAAGGCGGTGGTGGAAGGCCTGGAAGGCAATCTGTTCATTCCGCTGACCCCGGCGCTGGACTGGAACACCAACTTTACCTACATGATCCAGTCCAAGGACAAGAGCACCGGCGAACCGCTGAGCGTGATTCCCGAATACACCATCAACAGCACGCTGGACTGGTTCTACACGCCGCAGTGGTCGTTCCAGGCCAACCTCACCTACTACGGCAAGCAGAAAGGCCCGTCGACCAACCCGCGCACCGGCGAAGACCTGCAGGGCGAAGGGCTGCAGACGATCAGCCCCTACGCGCTAGTGGGCCTGAGCGTGGGCTACGAGCCCAACAAGAACCTGCGCTTCCGTGTGGGCGTGAGCAACCTGTTCGACAAGAAGCTGTACCGCGAGGGCAATTCCAGCGACGCCGGCGCGGCGACCTACAACGAGCCGGGCCGCGCGTACTACGCCACCATGACGGTAGCGTACTGA
- a CDS encoding nitroreductase family protein, which translates to MNNAFLDALKQRRTQYSLGRNVSASKEELLSLIQEAIKHSPSSFNSQSSRALVLFGAESEKLWRIAVDEVRKVAPPENFAQTEAKLNSFAAGVGTVLFFEDQDVVRSLQEKFALYADNFPVWSEQAGGMAQLSVWATLANAGVGASLQHYNPLIDAAVASEWHIPASWKLRAQMPFGSNEAGFGDKPFMDDAERFRVAG; encoded by the coding sequence ATGAACAACGCTTTCCTCGATGCGCTGAAGCAGCGCCGCACGCAATATTCGCTGGGCCGCAACGTCTCGGCCTCCAAAGAAGAACTGCTGTCCCTGATCCAGGAAGCGATCAAGCACAGCCCCTCCTCGTTCAACTCGCAAAGCTCGCGCGCGCTGGTGCTGTTCGGCGCCGAAAGCGAAAAGCTCTGGCGCATCGCCGTGGACGAAGTGCGCAAGGTCGCGCCGCCCGAGAACTTCGCGCAGACCGAAGCCAAGCTGAACAGCTTCGCCGCCGGCGTGGGCACCGTGCTGTTCTTCGAAGACCAGGACGTGGTGCGCAGCCTGCAGGAAAAATTCGCCCTGTACGCTGACAACTTCCCGGTCTGGTCGGAACAGGCCGGCGGGATGGCGCAATTGTCGGTATGGGCCACCCTGGCCAACGCCGGCGTGGGCGCCAGCCTGCAGCATTACAACCCGCTGATCGACGCCGCCGTGGCGAGCGAGTGGCATATTCCCGCGTCGTGGAAACTGCGCGCGCAGATGCCGTTCGGCTCCAACGAAGCCGGCTTTGGCGACAAGCCGTTCATGGACGACGCCGAACGCTTCCGCGTGGCGGGCTGA
- a CDS encoding helix-turn-helix transcriptional regulator, with amino-acid sequence MSSAARNTGAPFRRAPALVDEPALRRQARHGTAQYAVVAPGVSQPMFEGLVDTVALADGLILHRVDARDLQGVAVRATLRPGLRIALTVGGKADVSFGGRRVLLGPRPDGGACGVLVAVVRPADFVRQSRRGDLERSVSLTFGEQWLERRFGDELQSCLAFSRQHLAICEWNASAQAVTLVEQMLAPPELDSALWRMYQESRSLDLAVEAFACLHGQAPVRPAAALRRRERVRMEQVRDLLDSGQADAMTLEQIARHACVSVNTLQRHFRAAWGKTVFAYLRDARLARARLALERDAVSVAQAAWIAGYSSPANFATAFRQQYGMSPGQVGRRE; translated from the coding sequence ATGAGCTCCGCAGCACGCAACACCGGCGCGCCGTTTCGCCGCGCCCCCGCGCTGGTGGACGAGCCGGCGCTGCGCCGCCAGGCGCGCCACGGCACGGCGCAATACGCGGTGGTGGCGCCGGGGGTGAGCCAGCCCATGTTCGAGGGCCTGGTCGATACCGTGGCGCTGGCCGATGGCCTGATCCTGCATCGCGTCGATGCGCGCGACCTGCAGGGCGTGGCGGTGCGCGCCACGCTGCGCCCGGGCCTGCGCATCGCGCTGACAGTAGGCGGCAAGGCGGACGTCAGCTTCGGCGGGCGGCGGGTGCTGCTGGGCCCGCGCCCGGACGGCGGGGCATGTGGCGTGCTGGTGGCGGTGGTCCGGCCCGCTGATTTCGTGCGCCAGTCGCGGCGGGGCGACCTGGAGCGCTCGGTCAGCCTGACGTTCGGCGAGCAATGGCTGGAGCGCCGCTTCGGCGATGAGTTGCAGTCTTGCCTGGCCTTCTCGCGCCAGCACCTGGCAATCTGCGAATGGAACGCTTCGGCCCAGGCCGTGACGCTGGTCGAGCAGATGCTGGCGCCGCCGGAGCTGGACAGCGCGCTGTGGCGCATGTATCAGGAATCACGCTCGTTGGACCTGGCCGTCGAAGCCTTTGCCTGCCTGCACGGCCAGGCGCCTGTCCGGCCCGCGGCAGCTCTGCGCCGGCGCGAGCGCGTCCGCATGGAGCAGGTGCGCGACCTGCTCGACAGCGGGCAGGCCGACGCGATGACCCTGGAGCAGATCGCGCGGCATGCCTGCGTCAGCGTCAATACGTTGCAGCGGCATTTCCGGGCCGCGTGGGGCAAGACGGTATTCGCCTATTTGCGCGACGCGCGCCTGGCGCGGGCCCGGCTGGCGCTGGAACGCGATGCGGTCAGCGTGGCGCAGGCGGCCTGGATCGCCGGCTATTCCAGTCCGGCCAACTTTGCCACGGCGTTTCGCCAGCAATACGGCATGTCGCCGGGGCAGGTAGGCCGTCGGGAATAG